DNA sequence from the Cohnella herbarum genome:
ACGGACACTTCCGTTTCCGAAAATTCCTGGTCTCATATCAGCCATCATAAATATAAAACGGCGGAAAGCTTGATCGGGGATTTGATCGACATCGTGAGCAAGAACGGGGCGCTGTTGCTGAACGTCGGTCCGCGCGCCGACGGTACGATCCCGGAGCAAGAACAGGACATTCTTCTCCGAATCGGACAGTGGCTCGCCGTTAACGGGGAAGCCATCTACAGCACGCGTCCTTGGAAAGTATTCGGGGAAGGCCCGACGCGCGTGGAGAGCGGTTCGTTCAACGACACCAAACGTTCGGCGTTCACGTCCCGCGATATCCGGTTCACGGTCAATAAGGATCGCCTATATGCGATCGTCATGGCGCCCCCGGATGACGGAAAAGTCGTCATTCAATCGTTGTCCGACTCGCTTCGCTTATATCCGCAAGCAATCGAATCCGTAGAGATGCTGGGCTACCGAGGCTCCGTGGACTGGTCCCGCGGGGAGGACGGCTTGACGATTACGTTGCCGTCCGACTACTCTGCGCAGGGAGCGTTCGCGTTCCGGATTACTCGATTGGGAATCTAAGTCACGCCTGACGTTCAAGTAACGATCGCAAAGGAAAGAGGACGGAGAAGGACACCGCGGCGCGGTCCCTTCTCCGTCCTCTTAATTTTCGCTAGCGCTCGCCAGATGGCCGCCGTCGACGACCAGCGTCGAGCCGGTGACGAAGGAAGATTCGTCGGAAGCAAGGAACAGGAAGCAGTTCGCCACTTCCTCGATCGTGCCGAGTCGTTTCATCGGCGTGCGGTCCGAATACGGAGGCAAGTTGTCCTTGATCCTTAAAGCGCGGTCCAGCGGCGTATCGATCAGACCCGGCGCTACCGAGTTGACTCGGATGCCGTGCGGGGCCAGTTCGACGGCCATGGATTGGGTCAGCAGCACGACGCCCGCTTTGGAGGCGTTGTAATGCGCCAACATAGCGCTCGAAGACAGGCCGTTCTTCGAACTCATGTTAACGATGCTGCCGCCGGTTCCTTGCTGCATCATTCTCTGGGCGACAAGCTGACATAACTGGAACGTGGCGTTCAGGTTCACGTTGATCACTTGATTCCAGCGATCGGGCGCGATGTCCAGAAAAGGTTCCCTGAAGGCTATGCCCGCATTGTTCACGAGAACGTCGATGCCGTTCCAGCGGTCCATGGCTGCGATGGCCTGCTTCTCTAATTGTTCCGGTAGGCCGACGTCGCATACGAGAAATTGCGCAGACTCGCCTTGACCGGCCGCGACCAGCTCGGCTTGGAGTTCCTTTAGATCTTCCTCGTTGCGGTCCATGACCGAGACGAGAGCGCCTTCGTTAAGAAAGCGTTGGACGATACCTTTACCGATGCCTCTCGCACCGCCGGTCACGACTGCTCTTTTGCCGGACAATCTCATCTTTCCGTCACTCCGTTTCTTGAAGATGGCTTCATTCGGCTTATAGTACGCCGTATTTGTCGTAAACATCGCGCAGGAACTTGCCGTCCAGCAATTCCATGCGGCTTGCGTTTTCGCGGGTCGCTTTGTTCATCGCCATGTCGTAAACTTCATCGAACAATTGTTGAGGAATGACGACGACGCCGTCCCGGTCTCCGAAAATAATGTCGCCCGGCATCACGTTTACGCCGCCGCATTGGACTTGGCAGTCATAGTCGATTACCATTCCGCGGCCGCGGGAATCAACGGGTTTCGTACCGGTTGCGAAGACGGGGAAGTCGAGCTCGAGAATCTTCTTCGTGTCGCGGATCAGTCCGTCGACGACGGCGCCGTGAGCTCCGCGCATCTTGGAAGCGGTGGAAAGAAGCTCGCCCCACAGTCCGTTGCGGATCGATTCGTTCGTGCAGCCGATCAGCACTTCGCCCGGTTTAACGCTGTCGATCGCTTCGATTTCCTTCGAATAAGGATTGTCCGTCACGTGATAGACGTCAACCGCCAGAACCGTCTTTGCCCGGCCCACGAGAACCCAATCGTTGTTGATCGGATTGATATTTTCGCGCATGGCTTGATTGCGGTATCCGAGTTCGTCCAATGTATCGCAAATAACGGCTGCGTATAAGGTCTTTTTCATTTCTTCGAATTTCTGCTGTTCGGTCAGTTGTTGTGCGTTCATAGTAAATCTCTCCCTTTAATTGTGAGTTGTTGTTATCCTTTGACCGCGCCGGCCGACAATCCTTTGACGAAAAACCGTTGGAAGCTGACGAATAGGATCAGGACGGGAGCCAGCACGATCGTAATGCCCCCGAACAGCAGGCTCATGTCGGCCATGCCTCTTCCGGCAAAAAACTTGTACAACGATACGCTGATCGTCGGGATGTCCCGCGAATTGACCATGACTAAAGGCAACAACAGATCGTTCCATACGTAGATGAATTGCAGAATGAATAGGCTGGCCGTGATGGGTTGAAGCATCGGAAAAATAATTTGCAAGAACGTGCGCGCGGGAGAACATCCGTCGATATATGCCGCTTCTTCCAACTCGCGCGGCACGGACCGCATAAACCCGGCGTATACGAAAATCGCGAAAGGCGAGATGACCGCCATATAAACCAATGAAATTCCGAGCAGCGTGTTGTTAAGCCCGAGTGCTTTCATATTGTGAATGATCGGGATGAACGCGGCTTGCATCGGAATGAGTATTCCCGACAAGAAAACCCAATACATCGCTCCGAAAATCTTAGATTCGAACCTGGCCACGGCATATGCCGCGAATGAGGAGAGCAATACGCCGCCGATAACGGCGATCGCTTCGATGGAAAGCGTCGTTCCGTATGCCTTCAGAACATTCATTTTCTCCCAAGCATGAACGATGTTGTCGAATCCGACTTTGAAAGTCGGGAAGCCGAGCGGATCCGTGATGATTTCCTTATTGGTCTTGAACGTGTTGATGACGACTAGATAGAGCGGTATCGAGACGATGAGCGCGAGCACCCAAGTGAGGAGTCCGATCCCGGCATTCATCCATTTTTCGCGCCGATTGTTCATTCTCCATGCGCCCCCTTCTCGATTTTTCTGGATACGCCGACGAAGAAGAAAGTAATGACCAGCGCCAGAAGGGTCAGCACGAATGAAGCGGCCATGCCGTACGACAACTCGGACGACTGGAAGGCGAACCGATAAATCCGGATGGCGAGCGTCTCGCTCGCGTTCGCGGGACCTCCGCCCGTGAGTGCGAACGGCAAGTCGAAGATGCGGATACCGTTAGCGAGTCCGATCAAGACGTTTACCGTAATGCCCGGCGTAATCAACGGAAGCGTAACGTGATAGAAAATGCTGGGTTTGGAAGCTCCGTCGATCATGGCCGCTTCTTTCATCTCGGGCGACACGCCTTGAAGCGCGGCCAGATAGATAATGATAACCGGCCCCATCATCTGCCAGACGGAAATGACGATGATCGACCACACGACGTGATCCGGGGAATCGATCCACGGAATGGTCACTCGTCCTCCGGTCAGTTGGCCAAGCGTTTCGTTGAGCATCCCGCTATTGGCGTCGAGTATGTAGCGCCAGATGAAGGCGGCTACGACAACGGGAATGATATTAGGTAGATAGAACAGCGAGCGAAGCAGACTTTTGGACTTCATTTGGCGATCGAGAAGCATAGCGAATGCCAAACCGCACAGATTCGTTAGAATGGCGGCTGATATTCCGATCATCAACGTACGTTTGACGGATTCCACGAACGAAGGGTCGTCGAAGATGTTTCGGTAGTTTTCGAATCCGATCCAGTGGTAAGCGCCAATCCCTTTCCAATCGGTGAGACTATAGTAGAAGGATTGCAATACCGGAAGAAAGAGAAACGCGAACAAGACGACCGTGATCGGAAGCATGAAGGCTACGCCGGTCCAAAACATTTTTTTCTGCAAAGGCCTTCACCTCCGGCTAATTTCGGGTAAGGGTGGAGAGGGACAATCAAAAACCAGGGCTCGGAGCCCGGCTTTTGATTGCCCTCGCATTATCTTGCCGGCAATCGCTTATTTGGATTTTGTGCCGTCGTACGCTTTGATGAATTTGTTAATGGCGGAGTCAAGCTTACCGTCGAACGTATACTGTTGGGCGGCTTGGCCGAGCGCGATCCAAGTCGGGCTTGGGATCGGGCCGGTGTTCGCGAACGAGACGACGCGGTCCGTGTTCAACCAGTTCGGCACGTCGCTGTAAGAAGCGTCGAGCTCGCCTACGCCGGTAATCGCCGACATGTTGCCTTTGGCTTTCTGTACTTGCACGTAGTTGCCCGCCTCGCCGAACAGCCAGTTCAGGAACGTCTTCGCTTCTTCGATGTGTTTGGATTGAGCGTTAAGCGCAAGTCCGTCTTCCGGTACGAAGATGTAAGGGTTAGCGGCTTCGTCCATATAAGGAAGATTCATGAATCCGAGATCGAGATCCGCGTTCAAGCCGCGGTAAGTTCCTGCTTCCCAAGTTCCGCCGAGTACCATTGCGGATTCGCCGGAAGTGAAAGCTTGTTGAGCGATCGAATATTCGTTGGTGAAGCTGCCGGTACGTACATACTGGTTCAGTTCCTTGAAACGCTCGAAGCCTTGTTGCAGAACGGCGCGATTCTCGGGAATCGACCAGTCGACCTTGTTCGCGAGGTAGGCTTCCTTAAAGGCGGGATCCTTGATCGCCTGAGCGCCGAATGCCCAGTGGAAAACGTTGCCGATTCCGGTTTCCCATTTGGAGGAATAGACGAGCAAATCTTTGCCGGAATCTTTCATTTTCTTGCCGAGCGCCATCAGCTCTTCCCATGTTTTCGGAGGCTCGGAGTAACCGGCGGCCGCCAATGCGGCTTTATCATACGGAAGGCCCAGTACGCCTACGCCCATAGAGAAGTTAGCGATTTTGCCATTAACCGTAGATGCGTTCTTCACGGATTCCGCATAGCCCTTCATGGCTTCCATGTCCGTAAGGTCGGCGAGGTAGCCCGCTTGATCGGCCATCTGCGTCGTTACGTGACCGATGTTGACTTGATACAGATCCGGAACTTCGCCGGACGAGATGCGAATGCGCAACGTATCGAAGATGCTGCCGTCGGGAATGCTTTCGACTTTTACTTTAATATTAGGATGACTGGATTCGAATTGCTCGATCAACTGGTCTTGGATGCCGCCGAGAATCG
Encoded proteins:
- a CDS encoding SDR family NAD(P)-dependent oxidoreductase, which codes for MFTTNTAYYKPNEAIFKKRSDGKMRLSGKRAVVTGGARGIGKGIVQRFLNEGALVSVMDRNEEDLKELQAELVAAGQGESAQFLVCDVGLPEQLEKQAIAAMDRWNGIDVLVNNAGIAFREPFLDIAPDRWNQVINVNLNATFQLCQLVAQRMMQQGTGGSIVNMSSKNGLSSSAMLAHYNASKAGVVLLTQSMAVELAPHGIRVNSVAPGLIDTPLDRALRIKDNLPPYSDRTPMKRLGTIEEVANCFLFLASDESSFVTGSTLVVDGGHLASASEN
- a CDS encoding RraA family protein — its product is MNAQQLTEQQKFEEMKKTLYAAVICDTLDELGYRNQAMRENINPINNDWVLVGRAKTVLAVDVYHVTDNPYSKEIEAIDSVKPGEVLIGCTNESIRNGLWGELLSTASKMRGAHGAVVDGLIRDTKKILELDFPVFATGTKPVDSRGRGMVIDYDCQVQCGGVNVMPGDIIFGDRDGVVVIPQQLFDEVYDMAMNKATRENASRMELLDGKFLRDVYDKYGVL
- a CDS encoding carbohydrate ABC transporter permease: MNNRREKWMNAGIGLLTWVLALIVSIPLYLVVINTFKTNKEIITDPLGFPTFKVGFDNIVHAWEKMNVLKAYGTTLSIEAIAVIGGVLLSSFAAYAVARFESKIFGAMYWVFLSGILIPMQAAFIPIIHNMKALGLNNTLLGISLVYMAVISPFAIFVYAGFMRSVPRELEEAAYIDGCSPARTFLQIIFPMLQPITASLFILQFIYVWNDLLLPLVMVNSRDIPTISVSLYKFFAGRGMADMSLLFGGITIVLAPVLILFVSFQRFFVKGLSAGAVKG
- a CDS encoding carbohydrate ABC transporter permease, which translates into the protein MQKKMFWTGVAFMLPITVVLFAFLFLPVLQSFYYSLTDWKGIGAYHWIGFENYRNIFDDPSFVESVKRTLMIGISAAILTNLCGLAFAMLLDRQMKSKSLLRSLFYLPNIIPVVVAAFIWRYILDANSGMLNETLGQLTGGRVTIPWIDSPDHVVWSIIVISVWQMMGPVIIIYLAALQGVSPEMKEAAMIDGASKPSIFYHVTLPLITPGITVNVLIGLANGIRIFDLPFALTGGGPANASETLAIRIYRFAFQSSELSYGMAASFVLTLLALVITFFFVGVSRKIEKGAHGE
- a CDS encoding ABC transporter substrate-binding protein; this encodes MKTKKWSVLIIVMAMLTAMLSACGGDKNKENNASQTPAPSSSNAKPSGEKVELNMLIAESILGGIQDQLIEQFESSHPNIKVKVESIPDGSIFDTLRIRISSGEVPDLYQVNIGHVTTQMADQAGYLADLTDMEAMKGYAESVKNASTVNGKIANFSMGVGVLGLPYDKAALAAAGYSEPPKTWEELMALGKKMKDSGKDLLVYSSKWETGIGNVFHWAFGAQAIKDPAFKEAYLANKVDWSIPENRAVLQQGFERFKELNQYVRTGSFTNEYSIAQQAFTSGESAMVLGGTWEAGTYRGLNADLDLGFMNLPYMDEAANPYIFVPEDGLALNAQSKHIEEAKTFLNWLFGEAGNYVQVQKAKGNMSAITGVGELDASYSDVPNWLNTDRVVSFANTGPIPSPTWIALGQAAQQYTFDGKLDSAINKFIKAYDGTKSK